In Perca fluviatilis chromosome 14, GENO_Pfluv_1.0, whole genome shotgun sequence, a genomic segment contains:
- the LOC120572784 gene encoding uncharacterized protein LOC120572784 isoform X1, whose protein sequence is MESLGAIMESLGAIMESLGAIMESLGAIMDSLGVIMESLGAIMESLEAIMESLGVIRESLEAIMESLGAIMESLEAIRESLEAIMESLGVIMENLEAIMESLEAIMESLEVIMESLGVIMESLEVIMESLEVIMESLGVIMESLEVIMESLEVIMESLEVIMESLEVIMESLEVIMESLGVIMESLGAIRESLEAIRESLEAIRESLEVIRESLEVIRESLGVIRESLGVIRESLEVIRESLGVIRESLEVIRESLEVIRESLEVIRESLEVIRESLGVIRESLGVIRESLEVIRESLEVIRESLGVIRESLEVIRESLEVIRESLEVIRESLGVIRESLEVIRESLEAIRESLGVIRESLEVIRESLGVIRESLGVIRESLEAIRESLEVIRESLEVIRESLEAIRESLGVIRESLEVIRESLGVIKEGLGVAEWPEFDTF, encoded by the exons ATGGAGAGTCTAGGGGCTATTATGGAGAGTCTAGGGGCTATTATGGAGAGTCTAGGGGCTATTATGGAGAGTCTAGGGGCTATTATGGATAGTCTAGGGGTTATTATGGAGAGTCTAGGGGCTATTATGGAGAGTCTAGAGGCTATTATGGAGAGTCTAGGGGTTATTAGGGAGAGTCTAGAGGCTATTATGGAGAGTCTAGGGGCTATTATGGAGAGTCTAGAGGCTATTAGGGAGAGTCTAGAGGCTATTATGGAGAGTCTAGGGGTAATTATGGAGAATCTAGAGGCTATTATGGAGAGTCTAGAGGCTATTATGGAGAGTCTAGAGGTAATTATGGAGAGTCTAGGGGTTATTATGGAGAGTCTAGAGGTAATTATGGAGAGTCTAGAGGTTATTATGGAGAGTCTAGGGGTTATTATGGAGAGTCTAGAGGTAATTATGGAGAGTCTAGAGGTTATTATGGAGAGTCTAGAGGTAATTATGGAGAGTCTAGAGGTTATTATGGAGAGTCTAGAGGTTATTATGGAGAGTCTAGGGGTTATTATGGAGAGTTTAGGGGCTATTAGGGAGAGTCTAGAGGCTATTAGGGAGAGTCTAGAGGCTATTAGGGAGAGTCTAGAGGTTATTAGGGAGAGTCTAGAGGTAATTAGGGAGAGTCTAGGGGTTATTAGGGAGAGTCTAGGGGTAATTAGGGAGAGTCTAGAGGTTATTAGGGAGAGTCTAGGGGTAATTAGGGAGAGTCTAGAGGTTATTAGGGAGAGTCTAGAGGTAATTAGGGAGAGTCTAGAGGTAATTAGGGAGAGTCTAGAGGTTATTAGGGAGAGTCTAGGGGTTATTAGGGAGAGTCTAGGGGTAATTAGGGAGAGTCTAGAGGTAATTAGGGAGAGTCTAGAGGTTATTAGGGAGAGTCTAGGGGTAATTAGGGAGAGTCTAGAGGTAATTAGGGAGAGTCTAGAGGTAATTAGGGAGAGTCTAGAGGTTATTAGGGAGAGTCTAGGG GTAATTAGGGAGAGTCTAGAGGTAATTAGGGAGAGTCTAGAGGCTATTAGGGAGAGTCTAGGGGTAATTAGGGAGAGTCTAGAGGTTATTAGGGAGAGTCTAGGGGTAATTAGGGAGAGTCTAGGGGTAATTAGGGAGAGTCTAGAGGCTATTAGGGAGAGTCTAGAGGTAATTAGGGAGAGTCTAGAGGTAATTAGGGAGAGTCTAGAGGCTATTAGGGAGAGTCTAGGGGTAATTAGGGAGAGTCTAGAGGTAATTAGGGAGAGTCTAGGGGTAATTAAGGAAGGTTTAGGGGTTGCTGAGTGGCCTGAGTTTGATACTTTTTAG
- the LOC120572784 gene encoding uncharacterized protein LOC120572784 isoform X2, whose product MESLGAIMESLGAIMESLGAIMESLGAIMDSLGVIMESLGAIMESLEAIMESLGVIRESLEAIMESLGAIMESLEAIRESLEAIMESLGVIMENLEAIMESLEAIMESLEVIMESLGVIMESLEVIMESLEVIMESLGVIMESLEVIMESLEVIMESLEVIMESLEVIMESLEVIMESLGVIMESLGAIRESLEAIRESLEAIRESLEVIRESLEVIRESLEVIRESLEVIRESLGVIRESLGVIRESLEVIRESLEVIRESLGVIRESLEVIRESLEVIRESLEVIRESLGVIRESLEVIRESLEAIRESLGVIRESLEVIRESLGVIRESLGVIRESLEAIRESLEVIRESLEVIRESLEAIRESLGVIRESLEVIRESLGVIKEGLGVAEWPEFDTF is encoded by the exons ATGGAGAGTCTAGGGGCTATTATGGAGAGTCTAGGGGCTATTATGGAGAGTCTAGGGGCTATTATGGAGAGTCTAGGGGCTATTATGGATAGTCTAGGGGTTATTATGGAGAGTCTAGGGGCTATTATGGAGAGTCTAGAGGCTATTATGGAGAGTCTAGGGGTTATTAGGGAGAGTCTAGAGGCTATTATGGAGAGTCTAGGGGCTATTATGGAGAGTCTAGAGGCTATTAGGGAGAGTCTAGAGGCTATTATGGAGAGTCTAGGGGTAATTATGGAGAATCTAGAGGCTATTATGGAGAGTCTAGAGGCTATTATGGAGAGTCTAGAGGTAATTATGGAGAGTCTAGGGGTTATTATGGAGAGTCTAGAGGTAATTATGGAGAGTCTAGAGGTTATTATGGAGAGTCTAGGGGTTATTATGGAGAGTCTAGAGGTAATTATGGAGAGTCTAGAGGTTATTATGGAGAGTCTAGAGGTAATTATGGAGAGTCTAGAGGTTATTATGGAGAGTCTAGAGGTTATTATGGAGAGTCTAGGGGTTATTATGGAGAGTTTAGGGGCTATTAGGGAGAGTCTAGAGGCTATTAGGGAGAGTCTAGAGGCTATTAGGGAGAGTCTAGAG GTTATTAGGGAGAGTCTAGAGGTAATTAGGGAGAGTCTAGAGGTAATTAGGGAGAGTCTAGAGGTTATTAGGGAGAGTCTAGGGGTTATTAGGGAGAGTCTAGGGGTAATTAGGGAGAGTCTAGAGGTAATTAGGGAGAGTCTAGAGGTTATTAGGGAGAGTCTAGGGGTAATTAGGGAGAGTCTAGAGGTAATTAGGGAGAGTCTAGAGGTAATTAGGGAGAGTCTAGAGGTTATTAGGGAGAGTCTAGGG GTAATTAGGGAGAGTCTAGAGGTAATTAGGGAGAGTCTAGAGGCTATTAGGGAGAGTCTAGGGGTAATTAGGGAGAGTCTAGAGGTTATTAGGGAGAGTCTAGGGGTAATTAGGGAGAGTCTAGGGGTAATTAGGGAGAGTCTAGAGGCTATTAGGGAGAGTCTAGAGGTAATTAGGGAGAGTCTAGAGGTAATTAGGGAGAGTCTAGAGGCTATTAGGGAGAGTCTAGGGGTAATTAGGGAGAGTCTAGAGGTAATTAGGGAGAGTCTAGGGGTAATTAAGGAAGGTTTAGGGGTTGCTGAGTGGCCTGAGTTTGATACTTTTTAG